One stretch of Eupeodes corollae chromosome 2, idEupCoro1.1, whole genome shotgun sequence DNA includes these proteins:
- the LOC129947192 gene encoding hydroxysteroid dehydrogenase-like protein 2 yields MPDSNQRPHQPPPNQLPPQQQQQLQQQPPMQQRLQQQQRPPQQIAPQNPLQPNLQMPPPPPQIPQDFISFFQVMMTNQSALMERLSENIFNMKKERSTAEYTMEVLAKNIQDFHYDEENGVTFAQWFERFATTFKEDARALTEDAKVRLLLRKLGASEYSRKIFGQSESIFVHRIDDLL; encoded by the exons ATGCCAGACTCAAATCAACGGCCACATCAGCCTCCTCCAAACCAGCTTCCAccacaacaacagcagcagttACAGCAACAGCCTCCTATGCAACAACGTCTTCAGCAACAGCAGCGACCTCCACAACAAATTGCGCCACAAAatccacttcaacctaacctccaaatgccaccaccaccgccgcagATTCCTCAAGATTTCATATCGTTCTTCCAAGTGATGATGACTAATCAATCTGCCCTCATGGAGCGCCTCTCGGAGAACATATTTAATATGAAGAAGGAAAGATCGACCGCAGAATATACGATGGAGGTGCTAGCAAAAAACATCCAAGATTTTCATTACGATGAAGAGAACGGAGTCACATTTGCACAGTGGTTCGAACGTTTCGCGACCACGTTTAAAGAAGATGCAAGAGCGTTAACAGAGGATGCTAAAGTTCGACTACTTTTAAGAAAGTTGGGTGCATCAGAGTACTCCCG CAAAATATTTGGACAATCGGAGTCGATCTTTGTTCATCGCATTGACGACCTACTATAG
- the LOC129947543 gene encoding uncharacterized protein LOC129947543, with amino-acid sequence MSVVKIFLPKNVFYKQKECEIFGEIQITEKSISYFVVSDENQNELRHLGYVVPLGKKINKDVSMIFSYDSHHPSIYLTKLNIKTPSTTVPIVCLYDSKKIVQLHYPDQKKCKYDQNPGDTRMLYDLLVSFQNKPNKAVSRHTILALLLSFIWECIHRSFAAVEYPPICWFFKKLVLYEQYTNWKMIKSTRKRTANIILDKILGLVLMIILLLLITKPGDDLIQISHFVIQRLRQLLGALKGSPIGLKLNDHLNNFFLDCFTYHIDLWATFLELIEPIVRQLFVPMALLGLMGFSFQLAMLADLIGLVGLHAHSFYIYTAVLYKVEIKGLQVLWKVVLGKRRNPLKNRVEAHEYMNRQLYLATMFFASLVFLLPTILVYYTVFTTLRLAIFLVTVILKSIQRTIIEFPLETLIKWSLGRFFEIDSLYLQHINMAFQQNFMKTTVFEMNVKSSRLSRVFSCEAGFLKENKLNENVTLKSILIKILKGSF; translated from the exons atgagtGTTGTGAAAatttttctaccaaaaaatgttttttacaaGCAAAAAGAATGTgaaatttttggtgaaatacAAATAACCGAAAAGTCtatttcatattttgtcgtctcagatgaaaatcaaaatgaattaAGACATCTGGGCTATGTTGTGCCATTgggaaagaaaataaataaagatgtGTCCATGATCTTTTCCTATGACTCGCATCATCCatcaatttatttaactaaACTTAATATTAAGACTCCCAGTACAACGGTTCCAATTGTCTGCCTTTATGATTCAAAGAAAATTGTGCAATTACACTATCCAGATCAGAAAAAATGCAAGTACGACCAAAATCCTGGAGACACTCGAATGTTATATGATCTACTTGTCTCATTCCAAAATAAGCCAAATAAGGCTGTTAGTCGGCATACAATTCTTGCCCTTCTGCTATCATTTATATGGGAATGCATTCACAGATCTTTTGCTGCTGTAGAATATCCGCCAATATGttggttcttcaaaaaattggttCTGTATGAACAGTATACAAATTGGAAGATGATCAAGTCCACACG GAAAAGAACGGCTAATATTATTTTGGATAAAATATTGGGCCTGGTCTTAATGATCATACTCTTGCTTTTGATAACAAAACCAGGTGACGATCTTATTCAAATCTCTCAC TTTGTCATTCAGCGGCTAAGGCAGCTTTTAGGAGCTCTTAAGGGAAGTCCAATTGGCTTAAAATTGAATgaccatttaaataatttctttttggaTTGCTTCACCTATCACATAGATTTGTGGGCAACTTTTCTTG AACTAATTGAACCAATTGTTAGACAGCTTTTCGTGCCCATGGCCTTGTTAGGTTTGATGGGATTCTCCTTTCAGCTTGCAATGTTAGCGGATCTTATAGGACTTGTAGGCTTGCATGCTCATagcttttatatttatacagCAGT attatacaaagttgaaatcaaaGGCCTCCAAGTATTATGGAAAGTTGTGTTGGGAAAACGCCGGAATCCGCTAAAAA ATAGAGTTGAAGCTCACGAATACATGAACCGTCAATTATATTTAGCTACAATGTTTTTCGCTTCCTTGGTTTTTCTTCTCCCCACGATTTTGGTGTATTACACAGTTTTTACAacg tTGCGCTTGGCAATTTTCCTTGTCACTGTCATATTAAAAAGCATACAACGAACAATTATTGAATTTCCTCTGGAGACACTTATTAAATGGAGTCTGGGTCGGTTCTTTGAAATTG atagTCTTTATCTGCAACATATTAACATGGCATTCCagcaaaattttatgaaaactacTGTATTTGAAATGAATGTTAAATCGTCGCGTTTAAGCAGAGTGTTTTCCTGTGAAGCAGGATTtctgaaagaaaataaattaaatgaaaatgtaaCCCTTAAGAGTatacttattaaaattttaaaagg
- the LOC129946153 gene encoding uncharacterized protein LOC129946153, which produces MNDNKELKIVPTRAAMLLKNKAVFKATVFEEPKSQPKTNEQKPEANKREHEKTISSNNLPKKKDDMEFDIKRARHEVINFALNGVQAKNKKKMQIVQAIKLGAKPPKKACKNYKELLDEKKRLKQIREERQKFHQLGKNQTGAASVRCSIRKNVAAAKQKNNKKAPVNHISKNYGVVNPKLGRKK; this is translated from the coding sequence ATGAATGACAACAAAGAATTAAAGATTGTCCCTACTCGTGCTGCAATGCTTTTAAAGAATAAAGCAGTATTTAAGGCAACTGTATTTGAAGAACCTAAATCACAGCCGAAAACAAATGAGCAGAAGCCAGAAGCCAATAAACGTGAGCACGAAAAAActatttcttcaaataatttgcCAAAGAAAAAAGACGACATGGAATTCGACATTAAGAGAGCACGACATGAAGTCATCAACTTTGCTCTCAATGGAGTGCAAGccaagaataaaaagaaaatgcaaatAGTCCAGGCAATTAAACTCGGTGCTAAACCCCCAAAAAAAGCTTGCAAAAACTACAAGGAACTATTGGATGAAAAGaaaagattaaaacaaattagAGAAGAACGACAAAAATTCCACCAACTAGGTAAAAACCAAACTGGTGCTGCTTCGGTAAGATGTAGCATACGAAAGAATGTGGCTGCAGCTAaacaaaagaataacaaaaaggCTCCAGTTAACCATATTTCCAAGAATTATGGTGTTGTGAATCCTAAACTGGGAAGAAAAAAGTGa
- the LOC129945067 gene encoding uncharacterized protein LOC129945067, with translation MYRQILVHEEDQNYQLIVWRQQPSEDIKYYKLKTVSYGTSAAPYLATKCLQFLASQSKLTHPIGSQILLEDFYVDDCISGSNSITQAKEAQKQLRSILDNAGFKLRKWCANHPQLLNDIRPEDQEICLDFTDASHCTIKTLGLVWQPKSDELWGRAQINDTSSITKRVVSSELARIFDPLGLFGPVVVQAKIFMQKLWHSKLSWGDELPQHLKEEWFSFRKDIADLDQAKIPRHVFKGNPTSIQIHTFVDASERAYGAAVYLRSTYQDRTTINRLLCAKSRVAPIKQQTLPRLELCAAVLGAELTRRVREDVRLPEAAVFFWTDSQIVLSWINSTSSSYHTFVANRIAKIQEHSWGALWRHVPSKENPADLLSRGISARNFMSCHMWLYGPFFLHGNESAWPQISPREQEPHSNLERKRKHIVAIALQDDPPSQFIYKIQHRNSFKFLQNTIGYMLRFIKRAKKLKVNPEGQKALSPKELNESLMTIIRQIQSIEFKGEIQDLKRNKGLCKSSAFITLAPFLDDNNVLRVGGRLEAASISFDAKHPILLPYNESITKLLFKFKHDSHNHCGPQTLLSILRQQFWPIKGKITARHTVHNCIRCTRTRPNLMTQIMGNLPADRVTPNRPFLISGVDFCGPLWVHFKIRGKKPHKVYLAVFCCFSTKAVHLEIVTDLTTEAFIGAVRRFISRRGRIQTLYCDNATNFVGAKNQLAELKDILHTTEARESIIKASSDKGITFKFIPPRAPHFGGLWEAAVKSAKHLLLRTVSTASLTHEELETVVIEIEAILNSRPLTPLSTNPNDLAALTPGHFLIGEPLTAQIDPDIVPETKNLRNRNKWNTSQQNIRIGDLVIIKEDNIPTLKWPLGRIVDIFKGQDDIVRVVNVKTQSGILKRPIHRLAPLLDDSEDVNQEQEDEDTQAETSPKRRKTCNTSLITTVILSLFLLPMVIASPINITRFKNNPGLYFENLGSTNLIANEWNLVTYYDLAPIRAELEAFNNGTKALQYLCNQLQLRTTCNAMVTYLTNMKISLQGDTNLISRHRSTRAAINVVGNVAHTLFGLLDSDYAEELSKTIDHINNNEALLLSMLKNQTSVIDSTINIIKHDQLKVRNRINMLQNQANEIIGRIGNTTDQLRVFQIFTTLAMQLMMMASNLQRIEGTILKTLTDVHYGNINPLLLSPTQLKAEIMNIKNHLPLSQKLPFEQEDLLQFYKISTTKGGSAGKHLIFVITIPLVEQEAIPNNTSSFDTKQHASENQSSHRNPGHKPS, from the exons ATGTACAGACAAATTCTCGTTCATGAAGAGGATCAGAATTATCAACTCATCGTGTGGAGGCAGCAGCCATCAGAAGACATAAAATACTACAAGCTCAAAACCGTCTCTTACGGAACCTCAGCCGCCCCCTATTTGGCAACCAAATGCCTGCAGTTTTTAGCCTCTCAAAGCAAGCTAACACATCCAATAGGAAGCCAAATCCTATTAGAGGATTTCTATGTAGACGACTGCATCAGCGGATCCAACAGCATCACTCAGGCAAAGGAAGCTCAAAAACAACTAAGGTCAATCCTGGACAACGCCGGATTTAAACTTCGAAAATGGTGTGCAAACCATCCCCAATTGTTGAATGATATTCGCCCGGAAGATCAGGAAATCTGCCTTGACTTCACTGACGCAAGCCACTGCACCATAAAAACACTTGGACTCGTTTGGCAACCTAAATCAGATGAATTATGGGGGAGGGCTCAAATAAATGATACTTCATCAATCACCAAACGTGTGGTAAGTTCAGAGCTCGCACGAATATTCGATCCATTGGGACTATTTGGCCCCGTTGTAGTTCAAGCCAAAATCTTCATGCAAAAACTTTGGCATTCAAAACTTTCTTGGGGTGACGAGCTTCCACAACACCTCAAAGAAGAATGGTTCAGCTTCAGGAAGGACATAGCAGATCTCGACCAAGCGAAAATTCCCAGACACGTTTTCAAGGGAAACCCTACGTCTATACAGATTCATACGTTCGTGGATGCTTCAGAGCGAGCCTATGGAGCTGCGGTATATTTACGTTCAACATACCAAGATCGAACAACTATCAACAGGCTACTGTGTGCAAAATCGCGTGTAGCcccaataaaacaacaaacacttCCTCGACTCGAACTATGCGCTGCAGTATTAGGAGCTGAACTCACCCGCAGAGTACGAGAAGATGTGCGACTTCCAGAAGCGGCAGTATTTTTTTGGACAGATTCCCAAATTGTTCTTTCCTGGATAAACTCAACGTCATCTTCATATCACACCTTCGTAGCAAATCGAATCGCAAAAATACAAGAACACTCATGGGGAGCCCTGTGGCGTCATGTGCCATCAAAGGAAAATCCCGCAGACTTGCTCTCTCGAGGAATATCTGCACGAAACTTCATGTCTTGTCACATGTGGCTTTATGGACCTTTCTTTTTACATGGAAATGAATCAGCGTGGCCACAAATATCTCCAAGGGAACAAGAACCTCATTCAAATcttgaacgaaaaagaaaacacattgtTGCTATAGCACTACAAGACGATCCTCCAAGTCAATTCATCTACAAGATACAACATCGAAATTCATTCAAGTTTCTACAAAATACCATTGGCTATATGCTCCGGTTCATCAAAAGGGCCAAGAAACTCAAGGTGAATCCGGAGGGACAGAAGGCGCTTTCACCCAAGGAACTTAACGAATCTCTCATGACTATTATAAGACAGATACAATCCATTGAATTCAAAGGCGAAATTCaagatcttaaaagaaataagggCCTATGCAAATCTAGTGCATTTATAACTCTGGCACCATTTTTAGACGACAACAACGTTCTTCGAGTAGGAGGACGACTAGAAGCTGCATCAATATCATTTGATGCAAAACATCCAATATTACTCCCCTACAACGAATCAATTACAAAGTtgcttttcaaatttaaacatgACTCACACAATCACTGTGGACCGCAAACCTTATTATCCATTCTTAGACAACAATTTTGGCCAATTAAGGGGAAGATCACAGCTCGACACACAGTTCATAACTGCATTAGATGTACAAGAACCAGACCAAATCTAATGACCCAAATAATGGGTAATCTTCCTGCCGACCGAGTTACTCCAAATAGACCATTCCTTATCAGCGGTGTAGATTTCTGTGGACCTCTGTGGGTGCACTTCAaaatcagaggtaagaaaccaCACAAGGTTTACTTAGCAGTGTTTTGCTGCTTCTCAACTAAGGCAGTGCACTTGGAAATAGTAACAGATTTAACCACTGAAGCCTTTATTGGGGCCGTGAGAAGATTCATTAGTAGAAGAGGAAGAATCCAGACGCTATATTGTGACAATGCAACCAATTTCGTCGGAGCCAAAAATCAGCTTGCCGAGCTCAAGGATATATTACACACAACAGAAGCAAGAGAATCCATCATCAAGGCCAGCAGCGATAAGGGAATAACCTTTAAGTTCATTCCACCAAGAGCCCCCCACTTCGGCGGATTATGGGAAGCAGCAGTCAAATCAGCGAAACATCTCCTACTCCGAACAGTATCTACAGCCTCATTAACCCATGAGGAACTAGAAACTGTGGTCATCGAAATAGAGGCAATTCTGAATTCAAGGCCACTAACTCCACTGTCAACTAACCCAAATGATCTTGCCGCACTTACACCTGGACATTTCTTAATAGGAGAACCTCTTACCGCACAAATTGACCCCGATATAGTTCCAGAGACCAAAAATCTAAGAAATCG AAACAAGTGGAACACGAGCcaacaaaatataagaattgGTGACCTAGTCATCATAAAGGAAGATAACATTCCAACCCTCAAATGGCCGTTGGGAAGAATTGTCGACATCTTTAAGGGACAGGATGACATAGTTCGAGTGGTTAACGTAAAAACACAGTCAGGAATATTAAAACGACCTATTCATCGTCTAGCTCCACTCCTTGACGATAGCGAAGATGTCAACCAGGAACAGGAAGATGAGGACACACAAGCAGAAACATCACCAAAACGACGGAAAACATGCAATACTTCATTAATCACAACGGTAATTCTATCATTATTCTTGCTTCCAATGGTTATTGCATCACCGATAAACATTACAAGATTCAAAAACAATCCTGGACTATACTTCGAAAATCTTGGCTCCACCAACCTGATTGCAAACGAATGGAACCTAGTCACATACTATGACCTAGCACCCATCCGAGCTGAGCTTGAGGCATTCAACAACGGAACAAAGGCTCTCCAATACTTATGTAATCAACTACAGCTTAGAACAACATGTAATGCGATGGTTACCTACCTAACGAATATGAAGATATCACTCCAAGGAGACACCAACTTAATCTCAAGACATCGAAGTACTAGAGCAGCAATAAACGTTGTGGGAAACGTAGCTCATACGTTATTCGGGCTACTGGACTCTGACTATGCAGAAGAATTGTCTAAAACAATCGACCATATAAACAATAATGAGGCTCTTTTATtatcgatgttaaaaaatcaaacgTCTGTCATCGACTCAACCATCAACATAATAAAGCATGATCAGCTGAAGGTTCGAAATCGCATAAACATGCTTCAAAATCAAGCCAACGAGATTATTGGAAGAATCGGAAACACAACTGACCAGCTTAGAGTATTTCAAATCTTCACTACACTCGCAATGCAACTAATGATGATGGCATCTAATCTTCAAAGGATCGAAGGCACGATTCTTAAGACACTAACGGATGTACACTATGGCAACATCAACCCTCTACTGCTCTCACCTACTCAACTTAAGGCTGAAATCATgaacataaaaaatcatttaccaCTGTCACAAAAACTACCATTCGAGCAAGAAGATTTGCTCCAATTCTACAAAATATCAACAACGAAGGGTGGTTCCGCAGGAAAACACTTAATTTTCGTAATCACCATTCCACTCGTTGAACAAGAAGCTATTCCAAATAACACCAGTTCCTTTGATACTAAACAACACGCTTCTGAAAATCAATCCAGCCATAGAAATCCTGGCCATAAACCGTCATAG
- the LOC129945066 gene encoding uncharacterized protein LOC129945066, which yields METWTEKTTPEGKVKTPEEEEQTSHEVLTLMRRQKELMNSLSRLINGRVKEEVPIQCLEAMNKLWSQIEELHYSIWEKCENPLTEGYDMNSYSEFEIKILKNRSSLKGPTNNTRNDHLSVQLPKMTIPKFDGDYLKWQTFSDIFTKMIHHQDLPQIQKMWYLKTNVSGDAERLLRHLELTEENYTIAWKTLQDRFSNKRAQTLSLIQKILGLPQQNSEVKTMREFHDTIHESLAALKALSIDTDSWAPLLIYLLTKKLDRQSHLLYEQSVKNPRELPTIEEFLKFLKSRFEALEAVGGKDRTKVVSNIATSNIDNCKVCGNKNHPIFYCEKFLKMSAAERLRWTQRQRLCVNCFKADHTAKTCVSRSCSKCTGKHNTLLHLVPKIPRPSNAPTGATTSETTTAKLSTTKTSEITTAKPSTTKTEASAPMTVATIQKLNDNQDYVLLATARVIITANNGQSCVVRAILDSGSLINLVSERLIKRLSLSPKPSSLCSEGIGRRTRSSTQRVNIKLQSSIGKFNCRVEAFILPSIASPQPTQNLDTTTWSIPENINLADPNFHQSDKIDVLLGAELYHQLIRPEQIRIGDKMPLLQNTVLGWVVAGKIENVAYNNATCAIFCEDDSTNDLIERFWKLDDFEDSPRSMTTAEKFCETHFTQTVTRSNTGRFEVRLPFRENGEALGDSRQLALNRFMSLERRLNKNPTLRSDYIKFMDEYEAFGHMEQIIPNRYPKTSLLHPSSLCT from the coding sequence ATGGAAACCTGGACAGAAAAAACAACCCCCGAGGGAAAAGTAAAAACACCTGAGGAAGAAGAACAAACATCGCACGAGGTGCTTACTCTCATGCGTCGCCAAAAGGAACTAATGAACTCATTATCCCGGCTCATTAACGGTCGAGTTAAGGAAGAAGTTCCCATTCAATGCCTGGAGGCAATGAATAAACTCTGGAGCCAAATTGAAGAACTACATTATTCAATTTGGGAGAAGTGCGAAAACCCACTTACAGAAGGTTACGACATGAACTCTTATTcagagtttgaaataaaaattctgaAGAACCGATCGTCACTAAAAGGACCTACCAATAATACAAGGAATGATCATCTGTCAGTGCAGCTCCCAAAGATGACAATCCCGAAGTTTGACGGCGATTATCTAAAATGGCAGACGTTTTCTGACATCTTCACCAAGATGATACACCACCAAGATTTAccgcaaatacaaaaaatgtggtatttaaaaacaaatgtgtcTGGTGATGCAGAACGCCTGCTAAGGCACTTGGAACTGACAGAGGAAAACTACACGATCGCATGGAAGACTCTTCAAGACCGATTTAGCAACAAAAGGGCCCAGACGTTGTcccttattcaaaaaattttgggTTTGCCGCAGCAAAACTCCGAAGTAAAAACCATGAGAGAGTTTCATGATACAATTCATGAATCTTTGGCAGCTTTGAAGGCTCTCAGCATCGATACAGATTCGTGGGCTCCTCTGCTCATTTATCTATTAACAAAGAAGTTAGATCGACAAAGCCATCTACTATATGAGCAATCTGTCAAGAACCCTCGAGAACTTCCAACAATAGAAGAATTCCTCAAATTCTTGAAGAGCCGTTTTGAGGCCCTAGAAGCTGTTGGGGGAAAAGACCGAACCAAGGTGGTATCCAACATTGCTACCTCCAACATCGATAACTGCAAGGTATGTGGCAATAAGAACCACCCAATTTTTTATTGCGAAAAGTTCCTGAAGATGTCAGCCGCTGAGAGATTAAGATGGACGCAAAGACAACGATTATGCGTGAATTGTTTCAAGGCCGATCACACAGCAAAAACATGTGTGTCACGAAGCTGCTCCAAGTGCACAGGCAAGCATAACACCCTGTTGCACTTGGTACCAAAAATTCCGCGTCCATCCAACGCACCTACTGGCGCAACTACTTCAGAGACTACAACTGCTAAACTTAGCACAACGAAGACTTCAGAGATTACAACTGCTAAACCTAGCACAACGAAGACTGAGGCTTCGGCACCAATGACGGTAGCTACGATTCAAAAGCTTAATGACAACCAGGACTACGTGCTGTTGGCTACAGCAAGAGTTATCATCACCGCAAACAATGGGCAATCCTGTGTGGTCAGAGCGATTTTAGACTCAGGTTCATTGATCAATCTGGTATCAGAGAGGCTTATCAAACGCCTATCTTTATCACCCAAACCATCATCTCTATGTAGCGAAGGCATCGGACGAAGAACACGAAGCTCCACACAACGAGTCAACATCAAACTTCAATCGTCAATTGGAAAGTTCAACTGCAGAGTGGAAGCATTCATCCTTCCAAGCATCGCGTCACCTCAACCTACGCAGAATCTGGATACAACAACCTGgtccattcctgaaaacatcAATCTCGCAGACCCAAACTTTCATCAATCCgacaaaattgatgttctgcTTGGAGCAGAATTGTATCATCAACTCATACGTCCAGAACAAATACGAATTGGTGACAAGATGCCATTGTTACAGAACACCGTCCTTGGTTGGGTTGTGgcaggaaaaattgaaaacgtaGCTTACAACAATGCCACTTGTGCAATCTTCTGCGAAGACGATTCTACTAATGACCTCATTGAAAGGTTCTGGAAACTGGATGACTTCGAAGACTCGCCAAGATCCATGACGACAGCCGAGAAATTCTGTGAAACACATTTCACTCAAACAGTAACCAGGTCTAATACCGGCCGCTTTGAAGTTCGACTACCATTCCGAGAAAATGGTGAAGCCTTGGGTGACTCAAGGCAATTAGCACTCAACCGTTTTATGTCATTAGAAAGACGACTAAACAAAAACCCAACATTAAGGAGCGATTATATCAAATTTATGGACGAATATGAAGCATTTGGACACATGGAACAAATCATTCCAAACCGATATCCCAAAACCTCACTTCTTCATCCCTCATCACTGTGTACTTAA
- the LOC129947410 gene encoding nucleolar complex protein 4 homolog A gives MMSTDQSSTIHNPHKAIAKELKFKANEFLNSRRNANNLLDIIGHLEQCLSQKQPVNSCILTLEVIFTELLKRREMCIAITPLKPKDQSPETKYKEWLQERFEETLKLILACINIEKPNESLQALVTSMKLMSWEGKYPLEQTDSYCFPKFRLRYILLAMLSTERSNRQLINRFKEYADYVDIVYYSWKMIPTLATKAAVENEMFANNYLDLIDALAVKKEMPDDAKLLCSLESPRPENYEYHSMRRAINKVWNCIMQWDMKETIHKQVLIVLLERILPHLEKPILLTDFLMDSLDFGGPIGLLALQGIFTLIQKHNITYPNIYEKLYSMFEPEIFHTKFKARLFYLADIFLSSSHLPESLVAAFVKRLARLCLIAPPQDAIIILYFIGNLILRHPGLKRLICSQMSVEVSRDPFIMDEREPTKSNALESSLWEIVTMQKHALPSVATAAKFISQPLPTTEWDLSSVLEVKEDDIFDQEIAKKTKHYALAFERPNSMFLTKNDKVKQYWKLF, from the exons atgatGTCTACTGATCAGAGCTCCACGATACACAATCCCCACAAAGCAATTGCTAAGGAATTAAAGTTTAAAGCTAATGAATTTCTCAATTCTCGACGAAATGCGAACAATTTATTAGATATCATTGGCCACCTCGAG CAATGTTTATCGCAGAAGCAACCAGTCAATTCGTGCATTCTTACACTGGAAGTTATATTCACAGAACTTCTAAAGCGACGAGAAATGTGCATTGCTATAACACCACTTAAACCAAAAG ATCAAAGTCcagaaacaaaatacaaagaaTGGCTTCAGGAGCGTTTCGAAGAGACTCTTAAACTTATTCTCGCCTGCATCAACATAGAAAAACCAAACGAAAGCTTACAAGCTTTGGTTACCAGTATGAAACTAATGTCTTGGGAAGGCAAATATCCTCTTGAACAAACAGACTCCTACTGCTTTCCCAAATTTCGATTGCGATACATTTTATTAGCTATGCTGTCAACTGAGAGATCTAATAGACAATTGATCAATCGATTCAAAGAGTATGCCGATTACGTTGACATTGTTTATTATTCTTGGAAAATGATACCAACATTGGCGACAAAAGCTGCTGTCGAAAACGAAATGTTCGCAAACAATTACCTTGATTTAATCGATGCTCTTGCGGTGAAAAAAGAAATGCCTGATGATGCAAAATTATTGTGCTCGTTGGAATCACCGCGACCGGAAAACTATGAATATCACTCAATGAGAAGAGCTATCAATAAAGTTTGGAATTGCATAATGCAGTGGGACATGAAAGAAACCATACACAAGCAGGTTCTAATTGTTTTGCTGGAGAGAATTTTGCCGCATTTAGAAAAACCTATACTTCTTACGGATTTTCTTATGGATTCGTTAGATTTtg GTGGTCCAATTGGTTTGTTGGCATTGCAAGGAATTTTCACACTCATTCAAAAACACAATATAACCTATCCGAACATCTACGAAAAGCTGTATTCAATGTTTGAACCTGAAATCTTTCACACTAAGTTCAAAGCACGACTTTTTTACTTGGCTGATATATTCCTGAGTTCATCACATCTACCAGAGAGCTTAGTAGCTGCATTTGTAAAGCGACTAGCCCGGCTTTGTCTTATTGCACCACCCCAAGACGCCATAATTATCttatattttattggaaatcTAATTTTAAGGCATCCAGGTCTAAAGCGATTGATTTGCTCACAAATGTCTGTTGAAG tGTCTCGAGATCCCTTTATTATGGATGAAAGGGAACCCACAAAATCAAATGCTCTTGAAAGTTCTCTTTGGGAGATAGTAACCATGCAAAAGCATGCCTTACCATCCGTTGCCACGGCAGCTAAGTTCATATCACAGCCATTACCAACTACAGAATGGGATCTATCATCTGTGCTAGAAGTTAAAGAAGACGAC atCTTTGATCAGGAAATcgctaaaaaaacaaaacattacgcTCTTGCGTTTGAGaggccaaattcaatgtttcttacaaaaaacgaCAAAGTGAAACAATATTGGAAACTTTTTTAG